One genomic window of Luteitalea pratensis includes the following:
- a CDS encoding PQQ-dependent sugar dehydrogenase, with amino-acid sequence MRLQSRILVACAGIIAASVTLRGAQAPPQKPGLTPPPPAPSDLRVRVDRVGVMPTHINPTSPVVAGDQLLLVDQAGTLSRWDGHAATTLLTPKSLPPGVRLLGGESLINVAADRAGTHVYAVFVSSLVPKGVKRLMSPRDPDGWYVLVQYQFDGQTLTSPRPIVALQMRSEGHTGGGLVVADDDLVLFAVGDNGDSYEDGRGHGQDAQTHLAKIMRITPSDGAVSVAALGVRAAQRLAIGTWAGERWLTFVDPGGWISEEVNGARLTDFSSSASLDFGWGRHPVDGKAREGTYDIDRLGNSAAQLPDDEPGFVQPIAQVGRATGERIAVSGPVPGGPSFSRITLLFGDLVSGRVFATTGPMTARRQAVLEVGVVDAEGKDTTLKALAGNARPDPRFFTFPDGTAGVLLEKTGEFFRVTELR; translated from the coding sequence ATGAGGCTCCAATCACGGATCCTCGTTGCGTGCGCCGGGATCATCGCTGCCAGCGTGACCTTGCGTGGCGCGCAAGCACCGCCTCAGAAGCCAGGACTGACTCCACCGCCGCCGGCGCCATCGGACCTCCGCGTGCGCGTTGATCGCGTGGGTGTGATGCCCACGCACATCAACCCGACGTCTCCCGTTGTTGCGGGAGATCAACTCCTGCTGGTCGATCAAGCGGGCACGTTGTCGCGTTGGGACGGCCATGCCGCGACGACGCTGTTGACACCCAAATCGTTGCCGCCAGGCGTGCGTCTGCTAGGCGGAGAGAGTTTGATCAACGTCGCCGCCGATCGGGCCGGCACCCATGTCTACGCTGTATTCGTATCGTCGTTGGTGCCCAAGGGGGTGAAGCGATTGATGTCGCCGCGCGACCCAGACGGCTGGTACGTACTGGTGCAGTACCAGTTCGACGGCCAGACTCTCACTTCGCCACGGCCGATCGTGGCCTTGCAAATGCGCAGCGAGGGCCACACAGGCGGCGGACTGGTGGTTGCCGACGATGACCTGGTGCTGTTTGCCGTCGGTGACAACGGCGACTCGTACGAGGACGGACGCGGGCACGGTCAGGATGCGCAGACACATCTCGCGAAAATCATGCGGATCACGCCATCCGATGGAGCGGTCTCGGTGGCGGCGCTCGGTGTGCGCGCCGCGCAGCGGCTGGCGATCGGCACGTGGGCAGGCGAGCGCTGGCTCACGTTCGTCGACCCGGGTGGCTGGATCTCCGAGGAAGTGAATGGCGCGCGCCTGACCGATTTCTCGTCGTCTGCATCGCTCGACTTCGGCTGGGGCCGACATCCCGTCGACGGCAAGGCGCGCGAGGGCACCTACGACATCGATCGCCTGGGTAACTCGGCAGCGCAGTTGCCCGACGACGAGCCGGGCTTCGTGCAGCCGATCGCGCAGGTCGGACGCGCGACGGGCGAGCGAATCGCTGTTTCCGGCCCCGTACCTGGCGGCCCTTCGTTCTCGCGGATCACGCTCTTGTTCGGTGACCTGGTCAGCGGTCGCGTCTTCGCGACAACGGGGCCGATGACCGCGCGCAGGCAGGCGGTTCTCGAAGTCGGCGTCGTGGATGCCGAGGGCAAGGACACCACCTTGAAGGCGCTTGCTGGCAACGCTCGGCCAGATCCCAGGTTCTTCACTTTCCCCGATGGGACTGCGGGGGTCTTGCTGGAGAAGACCGGCGAGTTCTTTCGCGTGACGGAGCTCCGCTAG
- a CDS encoding sialate O-acetylesterase, with amino-acid sequence MRRIVLTLLGIAVLATTGVAQSPAVPATGSMDLFLLVGQSNMAGRGRVESQDTAPIPHVLMLDRQRTWVPAVDPMHFDKPIAGVGLGRSFAARIADSHPGVTIGLIPAAVGGSPIDAWQPGVYYEPTKSHPWDDAIARARVALASGTLKAILWHQGESDATADLAPGYEAKLHDLIARLRTALDAPDVPFIVGQLGQYPDVPWDASRRIVDAAHRSLPGKVRRTAFVSSDGLVHGGDKVHFDTPSLRELGHRYADAYLSLSARP; translated from the coding sequence ATGCGCAGAATCGTGCTGACGTTGTTGGGTATCGCGGTGCTGGCGACCACCGGTGTCGCGCAGTCGCCCGCAGTCCCGGCAACCGGGTCCATGGACCTGTTCCTGCTCGTCGGCCAATCGAACATGGCCGGACGAGGCAGGGTCGAATCGCAGGACACCGCGCCCATCCCGCACGTGCTGATGCTCGACAGGCAGCGGACCTGGGTACCCGCCGTCGATCCGATGCACTTCGACAAGCCCATTGCAGGGGTCGGCCTCGGCCGGAGCTTCGCCGCCCGCATCGCCGACAGCCACCCCGGCGTGACCATCGGACTGATTCCGGCCGCGGTCGGTGGTTCACCCATCGACGCATGGCAGCCCGGCGTGTACTACGAACCGACGAAGAGCCATCCCTGGGACGATGCGATCGCTCGCGCGCGCGTCGCCCTGGCATCAGGGACGTTGAAGGCAATCCTCTGGCACCAGGGGGAATCCGATGCGACGGCCGACCTCGCACCAGGCTATGAAGCGAAACTGCACGATCTGATCGCTCGCCTCAGGACGGCACTCGACGCTCCGGACGTGCCCTTCATCGTCGGGCAACTCGGGCAGTATCCGGACGTGCCGTGGGACGCGTCGCGGCGCATCGTCGACGCCGCGCACCGCTCGCTGCCGGGCAAGGTTCGACGCACCGCGTTCGTCTCGAGCGACGGCCTCGTGCACGGCGGCGACAAGGTGCACTTCGACACTCCGTCGTTGCGCGAACTCGGCCATCGATACGCGGACGCGTACCTGTCGCTCAGCGCCCGCCCCTGA
- a CDS encoding M28 family peptidase, whose product MPARRLACGLLSVLVSAAPTARAQDAALPAAARAAADGITAAALARDLDYFAADALRGRDTASPGFDAAATYIEARLKAAGVTPAGDAGTFRQHYDLRELRVNTAAASLEIAGRRFAFGTDFVLRSFAGPIDATVPVVYVGHGWHAPARGFDAWAGLDVRGKLVLAHGPRAMPKGVTITQIGRVAVGASSVFAEAKARGAVGVLFLTASDPKADWTTMQSANLLRREIDPVVPSAYAAPPITSLLLARPAIEALLAGDRVDAGTLVARGDKGDYPRPFQLARRIRVHVPLASVASERPFNVVAMIKGSDPLLEDEYVTVASHLDGAVGMGEVDGDRIYNAADDNATGSAGTLAIAEQIMKGPRPKRSLIFIWDSGEERGLWGTRRFVHQPPVPLDRIVAHVNVDMIGATRAPGTPDAGSADATGPNEVFLMGPGVLSPTVDALLERVNASYLRMTLNRRDDRPESEYFYPRTDAGPYLERGILIVGFTTGSHPRYHLPTDEARYLDPAKMEAVARTIFASVWALANTADRPRIEREIPATVPRYMTHH is encoded by the coding sequence ATGCCAGCTCGACGCCTCGCCTGCGGACTGTTGTCCGTGCTCGTGTCTGCGGCGCCCACCGCCCGCGCGCAGGACGCGGCGCTGCCGGCGGCCGCGCGTGCCGCAGCCGACGGGATCACCGCGGCAGCACTGGCGCGTGATCTCGACTACTTCGCGGCCGACGCGTTGCGCGGACGCGACACCGCGTCGCCCGGTTTCGACGCGGCGGCGACGTACATCGAGGCGCGCCTGAAGGCCGCCGGCGTGACGCCCGCCGGCGATGCCGGCACATTCCGGCAGCACTACGACTTGCGCGAACTGCGGGTGAACACCGCCGCCGCGTCACTCGAGATCGCCGGGCGTCGGTTTGCGTTCGGCACCGACTTCGTCCTGCGGTCGTTCGCCGGACCGATCGATGCGACCGTGCCGGTGGTGTACGTGGGGCACGGCTGGCATGCCCCGGCGCGCGGCTTCGACGCCTGGGCCGGCCTCGACGTGCGCGGCAAGCTGGTGCTGGCGCACGGGCCACGCGCGATGCCGAAGGGCGTCACCATCACGCAGATCGGACGCGTCGCCGTTGGCGCCTCCTCGGTATTCGCCGAGGCGAAGGCGCGCGGGGCGGTCGGCGTCCTCTTCCTCACCGCCTCTGATCCCAAGGCCGACTGGACCACGATGCAGTCGGCCAACCTGCTCCGCCGAGAGATCGACCCGGTGGTGCCATCGGCCTACGCGGCGCCACCCATCACGTCACTGCTGCTCGCCCGGCCAGCGATAGAGGCCCTCCTGGCGGGCGATCGCGTCGACGCCGGCACGCTGGTCGCGCGCGGCGACAAGGGTGACTACCCTCGACCGTTCCAGCTGGCGCGGCGCATCCGCGTGCACGTGCCGCTCGCGTCGGTGGCGAGCGAGCGGCCGTTCAACGTGGTGGCTATGATCAAGGGCAGCGATCCCCTTCTGGAGGACGAGTACGTGACGGTCGCATCGCATCTCGACGGCGCCGTCGGCATGGGCGAAGTCGACGGCGACCGCATCTACAACGCGGCCGACGACAACGCCACCGGCAGCGCCGGCACGCTGGCGATCGCCGAGCAGATCATGAAGGGGCCACGTCCGAAACGGTCGCTGATCTTCATCTGGGACAGTGGCGAGGAACGCGGGCTCTGGGGCACGCGGCGATTCGTGCACCAGCCGCCGGTGCCGCTCGACCGAATCGTCGCGCACGTCAACGTCGACATGATCGGCGCGACACGTGCGCCTGGCACTCCCGACGCGGGCTCGGCAGACGCAACCGGACCGAACGAAGTGTTCCTGATGGGACCCGGCGTGCTGAGTCCCACCGTCGACGCCCTGCTCGAGCGCGTGAACGCGTCGTACCTGCGGATGACGCTCAATCGCCGTGACGATCGGCCGGAAAGCGAGTACTTCTATCCGCGCACGGATGCCGGGCCATACCTCGAGCGCGGCATCCTCATCGTCGGCTTCACCACGGGATCGCATCCACGCTACCACCTGCCCACCGACGAGGCGCGGTACCTGGACCCGGCCAAGATGGAAGCCGTCGCGCGGACCATATTTGCCAGCGTCTGGGCGCTCGCGAACACTGCCGACCGCCCTCGTATCGAACGAGAGATTCCCGCGACGGTGCCGCGATACATGACGCACCACTGA
- a CDS encoding family 16 glycoside hydrolase yields the protein MSRRAIFLLVGALSIGAIQPEPGFVPLLDGTTLKGWVNINCAPDTFGVREGMITSTGVPVCEIRTERMYENFVLELEYQHVKPLGNAGVFIWADALPARGQPFERAIEVQVLDGRNSETYTSHGDVFAIHGAGLTPDRPHPKGTMRSLPSEHRAKGPGEWNHYRITANKGSLKLAVNGKEVSGGYDISPRKGYIALESEGAPTLFRNIRIRELLSAGTLPPEQVAAADAGHKALYDGKTMTGWQLPPDQAPRWRTNDWTIAYEAAIPAPGKPLLSSDPYGDIEVIADWRWVDEAEPAASQAAAVVSARMLPGVRTVVMPQPGGPAQAAGKWNRVVQRIEGNRLTMTVNGTVVLADVPQDRLPARGRIALVPAGRKVEFANVFVRPLP from the coding sequence ATGTCGCGACGTGCCATCTTCCTTCTCGTCGGCGCCTTGTCGATCGGCGCCATCCAGCCGGAGCCCGGGTTCGTCCCGCTGTTGGACGGCACGACGCTGAAAGGGTGGGTGAACATCAACTGTGCGCCCGATACCTTCGGCGTGCGCGAAGGCATGATCACCTCGACCGGTGTCCCCGTCTGCGAGATTCGCACCGAGCGGATGTACGAGAATTTCGTGCTCGAACTCGAGTACCAGCACGTGAAGCCGTTGGGTAACGCCGGCGTGTTCATCTGGGCAGACGCCCTGCCGGCGCGGGGCCAGCCGTTCGAACGCGCCATCGAGGTGCAGGTGCTCGACGGCCGCAACTCTGAGACGTATACCAGCCACGGCGACGTCTTTGCCATCCACGGCGCGGGACTCACGCCCGACCGGCCACACCCGAAGGGCACGATGCGCAGCCTGCCGAGCGAGCACCGCGCGAAGGGGCCTGGCGAGTGGAACCACTACCGCATCACGGCCAACAAGGGCTCCCTGAAGCTGGCCGTCAACGGCAAGGAGGTGTCGGGCGGTTACGACATCTCGCCGCGCAAGGGCTACATCGCGCTGGAGTCGGAGGGCGCGCCCACGTTGTTCCGTAACATCCGGATCCGGGAGCTACTGAGTGCCGGCACGCTCCCACCGGAGCAGGTGGCCGCCGCGGACGCGGGTCACAAGGCGCTCTACGACGGCAAGACCATGACGGGGTGGCAATTGCCGCCGGATCAGGCGCCGCGGTGGCGTACCAACGACTGGACCATCGCCTACGAGGCCGCGATACCTGCACCCGGCAAGCCGCTGCTCTCGTCGGACCCTTACGGCGACATCGAGGTGATCGCCGACTGGCGCTGGGTCGACGAGGCCGAGCCCGCCGCGTCTCAGGCCGCAGCGGTCGTCTCGGCTCGCATGCTGCCGGGTGTTCGCACGGTGGTAATGCCCCAGCCCGGCGGTCCGGCACAGGCTGCCGGCAAGTGGAACCGTGTCGTCCAGCGCATCGAGGGCAACCGGTTGACGATGACGGTGAACGGCACGGTGGTGCTGGCCGACGTGCCGCAGGACCGATTGCCTGCCAGGGGACGCATCGCGCTCGTTCCAGCAGGCCGGAAGGTCGAGTTCGCGAACGTGTTCGTGAGGCCGCTACCATGA